ATGAGAAAATAAAAGCAGAGTATAATTATTTGAACGGAGAGCTTAACGGCAGTTTCAAAGAGTATCGAAATGACGGGAGTCCGGACAGAGAAGGGACTTATAAAATGGCCAAATTCGACAGGGTAGTAAAGACTTATTCTGAATTGAATTTTCTTAAGTCGGAAGAAACCTATAAGAATGGGGTTTTAGACGGTCCTTCGAAGACTTACCACAAGAACGGCAATCTGGAATTTGAAGGCACTTATAACAATTCCAAAAAAAACGGATTGATAAAAGAATACTATAACAATGGCACCCTGATGAGTAAGGGCCTATATATCAATGATGTGAAAGACGGTATTCATGAAGAATATTATGAAAGCGGACTTCCCAAAAGCATAATTCCATACAAAAAAGGCGCAATAGACGGACTTTCAAAATCATTTAATGAAAATGGAAAGATCTTGGAAATAACCAGTTATAAGAACGGCAAGAAAAATGGAACTTCTATTTTATATTCCAAGTATAATAGCGAAACACCGGCACAAGTAGACACGTATAAAAATGATAGTCTCATTAACCGCAAAAGTTATGACGACAGAGGAAAGCTTGAATTTAATCAAGATTATCCGTATTTGGAAGAACAACCTAAATAGAATTAATATTTATAATTAGCCATGATTGTAACAAAAAGTTAGCTCATAATAATAAGTATTGCAAAAATATAATCTGATTTTCCATTTGGACAGGCCATCTCTTATCTTCTTACAGTCAAGACATGATTGATAGTTTGGGCAACCGACCGGACACTTTTTGGGCACCAGAAGAAGATGAAGACAATAGTGCTGGTTTGACCATAAGTGAAAACATATTGTATAATAAAACACTTTTGAATAAAGGGCTTTCAGGGTTTCATCCTGAGTTCCTTGGTAGTTTGGCGTAGTTGTTTTTACCAAGTACTAAGTACTATTGACTAAGTACTGTTTTATCGCCGGGGTGATCCCGTATAGAGCTTCGCTCTTTTACGGGATCAACTCCA
The sequence above is a segment of the Elusimicrobiota bacterium genome. Coding sequences within it:
- a CDS encoding toxin-antitoxin system YwqK family antitoxin; amino-acid sequence: MKRIFLIMSCVSICNTIIYCKELPVQTNSEPAKDSNLTLEISMDDQGAENIVFLQDKNVIGKATQKPDDFQINISTIGNKLIDGKYRGKVPEQSVQGETEIWQEELSDRSGILEIPIAGRKIQGNVLTYFKKEQIKSSFPYVNGKLQGETVSYYKSGNIMAKKNFVNGKLNGSAVNYFDFENSPESPSTQLICSFQNGKLNGAYKEYYRNEKIKAEYNYLNGELNGSFKEYRNDGSPDREGTYKMAKFDRVVKTYSELNFLKSEETYKNGVLDGPSKTYHKNGNLEFEGTYNNSKKNGLIKEYYNNGTLMSKGLYINDVKDGIHEEYYESGLPKSIIPYKKGAIDGLSKSFNENGKILEITSYKNGKKNGTSILYSKYNSETPAQVDTYKNDSLINRKSYDDRGKLEFNQDYPYLEEQPK